In a single window of the Drosophila albomicans strain 15112-1751.03 chromosome 3, ASM965048v2, whole genome shotgun sequence genome:
- the LOC117570379 gene encoding uncharacterized protein LOC117570379 has product MVFASVLVCQVEKFLCTPISFAVFAFLFMACTMEVVLLKMTTNPHIFGRPPNHEDGDDGSEYEEDIYYENLENNYEHWARRRRRFHQQQQQLRIAQRQQQQQQ; this is encoded by the coding sequence ATGGTGTTCGCATCGGTGTTGGTGTGCCAAGTGGAGAAATTTTTGTGCACACCCATCAGCTTTGCGGTGTTTGCCTTTCTTTTCATGGCCTGCACCATGGAAGTGGTGCTTCTAAAGATGACCACGAATCCTCACATCTTTGGACGGCCGCCGAACCACGAGGATGGAGACGATGGCAGCGAGTACGAGGAGGATATTTACTATGAGAATCTCGAGAACAACTATGAGCATTGGGCGCGCAGACGCAGAAGATttcatcagcaacaacaacaacttcgcattgcgcagcggcagcaacagcaacaacaataa